A single Elaeis guineensis isolate ETL-2024a chromosome 15, EG11, whole genome shotgun sequence DNA region contains:
- the LOC105058384 gene encoding short-chain dehydrogenase RED1, whose amino-acid sequence MAVPEETVILITGCSEGGIGYALARAFAAEGCLVVATSRSLSSMKSLENDSRFFLQEIDVLSEESIRRALTNTLEKFGRIDVLINNAGVHLVAPLVEVPMSSFEHVFSTNVYGPMRLIQAVVPHMVTRRKGKIVNVGSVAALAPGPWAGVYTASKAALHALTDTLRLELRTFGISVINVVPGAIRSNLGNSSTATYSRMPEWKLYKPFEAAIRARTDISQGPRSTPAEELAKKTVALVLKKNSPAWFSYGGFSTILAILYYLPLSIRDYFYRKVGKC is encoded by the exons ATGGCAGTTCCGGAGGAAACAGTGATTCTGATCACAGGATGCTCTGAGGGCGGTATTGGCTATGCGCTTGCCCGGGCCTTTGCTGCAGAGGGATGCCTTGTTGTTGCGACGAGCCGGTCTCTGAGCTCCATGAAAAGCCTCGAGAATGATTCCAGGTTCTTCCTCCAAGAGATCGATGTTCTTTCGGAGGAAAGCATTCGGAGAGCTTTGACAAACACATTGGAGAAGTTTGGCCGGATTGATGTTCTTATAAACAATGCCGGGGTTCACTTGGTTGCGCCACTCGTCGAGGTTCCGATGTCTTCTTTCGAGCATGTCTTCAGCACCAATGTCTATG GTCCGATGAGGTTAATTCAAGCTGTAGTTCCCCACATGGTAACGAGGAGAAAGGGTAAGATAGTAAATGTGGGAAGTGTTGCTGCCCTGGCTCCTGGACCATGGGCAGGTGTTTATACGGCATCAAAAGCAGCTCTTCATGCGTTAACTGATACTTTGAG ATTGGAACTCCGAACTTTTGGCATCAGTGTCATAAACGTAGTTCCTGGtgctatcagatcaaatttggGAAATTCTTCAACAGCTACCTACAGCCGGATGCCCGAATGGAAGTTGTACAAACCATTTGAGGCTGCAATCCGAGCAAGGACGGATATCTCTCAGGGCCCCAGGTCTACACCAGCAGAAGAGCTTGCAAAAAAGACTGTTGCATTGGTACTCAAGAAGAACTCTCCAGCATGGTTTTCTTATGGGGGTTTCTCTACAATTTTGGCAATTCTCTACTACCTCCCACTATCTATTAGAGACTACTTCTATAGGAAGGTTGGGAAATGTTAA
- the LOC105058383 gene encoding LOW QUALITY PROTEIN: membrane-anchored ubiquitin-fold protein 3 (The sequence of the model RefSeq protein was modified relative to this genomic sequence to represent the inferred CDS: inserted 1 base in 1 codon), with protein sequence MAGDDLIELKFRLFDGTDIGPSKYDPSTTVASLKETILSRWPQDKEIAPKTINDLKLINGGKILXNNRTLAESRVPVGELPGGVITMHVVVRPPQLDKNNEKQLANAPKQNRCACTIL encoded by the exons ATGGCTGGAGATGATTTGATTGAGCTCAAATTTAGGCTTTTTGATGGCACGGACATTGGGCCAAGCAAGTATGATCCTTCGACCACCGTTGCATCTCTCAAAGAAACCATCCTGTCTCGATGGCCGCAAG ACAAAGAAATTGCTCCAAAAACAATAAATGATTTGAAGCTCATCAATGGTGGGAAAATAT GAAACAACAGGACTCTTGCTGAGTCCAGGGTACCGGTTGGAGAGCTTCCAGGTGGTGTAATAACCATGCACGTTGTTGTGCGGCCTCCCCAACTTGACAAAAACAACG AGAAACAACTCGCAAATGCCCCAAAGCAGAACAGATGTGCGTGCACAATCCTGTGA